The nucleotide window ATATTCAGAAACTCGCACTAGCCCTTGCGGCCAAGCCAACAGTCGGTGGCCTCTTTCACCGAAAGTTAAAAGCAAACTGACAGACGAAACTAGCTCACTTGATTGCGTAGAGGAAGTCAATGTGCCAGTGGTTTCTTCGCAACAATACGAAATGGATAGTTCAGTGAGAAGTGCCCAAATCACGCCGGTCAGCACACCAGGACGCTCTCTTTCTTCGTCCAGATCACGTATCAACACCGACGATCGAGAGAGATTCACCGAAGAAGTCACtgtctaaaaataaaaagatagaAAAACCTCTTTGTCCTTTTCATTTATCATTTTCCTGCTCTCAATTATAGTCAAATGGAAACATTTACATCCCTTTCTTCCAATAACATCAAATTGTTGCTTTTGGGTttgtatacaagtattatGTATTGACGTGCGCTGTTATTTATTGGATTTAATGCAcattgtattatttttttggaagATTAAAGGAACATGTCATTAATACACATACACCACACGTCCTGCCCTCCTAATCGTgatgatgaaaaaatttcaaaccTGAAAACCTGTTCACATATTCATGTTCGTCTTGGTGTTTCCCCTGTTCTTGGCCCAACATCACTTTTAATTaattcctcctttttttttttaatcattacAATGAACTCAAAATAACtgttaaatttcttttatttcaccATTTGAAATTTATATTTCCGTTTTGCTCTAAAGTCTTTGACACACGCTGAAGCCTGGTTTATTGTTTGATAATCACTGAGCCCTGGTCATCAAGGAATGGCCACGGCTTCAACACGGAGAGTCTCGTGAGCAATctcatttgttattatttcgCATTTTCTTGTgttgtattttaaaatttgggtCGTGCAACCGTTcgcattttgttgttgaaaaaaaaattgtgttcatCAATTgctataaaaaaagaaaagaaaaaaagaaaaaacgcgACATGCATTTTTAAAAGCTTTTCATTTGTAGCTATCAGTCTATTATCTACACAAGCTGTTGGGGTGATTGCATTTGAATGCGTGTGTGTCTAAATCGGATCAATACAACTTGAATTATAAATATGATTTTGCTTTTCCCAAAATGCTGTGTGTTATTATGAGTGCTGTTACGCTATGGCAAGTTCTTTGGCGGTATGATAGCACTACAATTCTTGATCTTGAACGTGCTCGCATGGAACGATGCAAGGAGCATTTGGATGGCTTCCGGTTTGTTCGAGATTCACGacttcttgttgtttttcccgGCACCTAAGGCTCTTGGGCAATATCCTAGGGATCAAAGTACACACATTTCATTTTGCATCAGCCAAACACATTATCGATAGGGTCCCAAacaaatagaaagaaagacaCTAAGAGACGAGCTGAAAATGAAAGTTGGATGACGTCACCTCGATATTTGTTGGATCGTGTGCGCCCATCCTTTAAAATCCTTTCCGAAATCCTCGCCTTCCTCGAGCGTTTGAGGCAATTTTGCACCCAACGTCTCGGGTAGTTTGAGCGTCACGATGCCTCCAGCAACGGAGAAAGCGCCCATCGTCACGATGGGAAGCACAAGCCACTGTTTACCCAGATAGTTAATGAAAGGAATGAGGGTTAGGCCTATGCCACCGAGGAAACTGGCAAGCCCAATCCCGACACCGCGCACTTCGGTCGGATATAGTTCGCCACCGAATTGGAAGATAATCATCGTGCCACCGGCAATGGTGCACTTGGCAATCAGGTAAAGAATCAGAGTCAACATTTCCGCGTCTGTATTacgcaaaagaaaagacagtGAGGCTATGTCACGATGGTTAAGCCTGTGAATCCCGTTGTGTTCTTTGCGGGTCACGAAGCGTGAAACATGACACATATCCACACACATATGTGTATACCTGTTGGAAGAAGTGCCGTCGAAATCGCAGCCACGCCACTGAGAATCATGCAGGAACACAACGTCATTCGACGACCTATGAGAAATGGGTCGTGTTATATGTTTTCACGCTTCAGATCGATACTCTGTCACGTCACTGTTACCCCAGCGATCCATAAGTAGCAGACAGAAAATGTATCCCTGTAAAGTAACACGAAATGTGAAACTGTTATTGGATGTGGGATTTGCAAAGCAAAAAGCTTGACAACGGATGAAACACGGTAATCATTATACGTATGTGTGTACCGGGATTTCCACAACGGAGGAGAGGAAAAAACTTAAGTAAGGATCGGTGCCCATCGATGGGCCGTAGTAGCTCAATCCCACGTAGGTTGTTTCGTTCACGACCCTGTTTTCAAAAGAATTGGGTTACTATAGTAACCGATGCCTCAGACAGTGTTGGTTTGAATTCAATGCATATGTAAACAGGGAATAGCTAACCAACTCAGTGAGATGATCAGTGTTTTCATCCTCATGTTGGGTGTCTGAAGCAGGTCTCGTAAATTTGCTCTCTTTCCGTTGCGCAAGCAGTCAGCTTGATCACGTTGGTGTTCCATTGTTTCCTAAACAAATAAGGGAAGCGACAGCATTATCGATTTCACGAGCGATTTCTTTTATGTACAGTAAGGGGAAACAATTCAGTAACACCGAGAGCTTCATTATTCATTGTAGCGATTTTTAGCACTTATGCGGGCTTTTATCTTGCAACTAATACAGTgtcttattcttttttgtctGCATCGTGAGAGAATagcagttttttttaatatcagTTCTCCATGGaaaactgtgtgtgtgtaatggACACGTCAGCTGAGCTTTCAGTTAAATTTAACAGCCCATTACGCGGATACGACGGTGCAATGAATAGCGACCGTCTTATTCAGCCGAATGATCAATGACTTTATTTTTGAAGTGAAGACTTAACGGAACCCCATCAACCATTCACGAAGGGTCTGAATAGGTTCTTCTGTGAAATGGAAATTCATCAACGATGATACGCTTCTTCGTGGCTTTGTGCATTGCCCTTAGAGCTGCACCAAGTTCCAAGTTTGTTAAAATGCTAATTTCGCTTGCAGTTTCCGTCATCATCTAGCCATTATAGGAGCAtcattttaatgaaaaaataaatctatttCGTACCGTaaatttttgcaaaatctCTTCTGGGATGTATCTACGGTTAATACTGGCAATTTTGTTCAACATTTCGACAACTTCCTTAACGCGTCCTTGAGACAACAACCAGCGCATCGATTCTGGTAGGAAACTGGAAAGAAGCCAGAGCCTCAAATTATTATCACATTATGAATATTCTATGTAAACCCATTAGCCGGTAATAACGCAAAGAGCTTTGGCTGCCCCAACAAACATACATAATATAGAGAAAGTAGAGGACAAAAGGTACGGATGTGGATAGCGCAATTACTCGCCATTGCGTAGTGGAATAAGCAAGTCCGCTGAATCCCATTAATCCAACCACGTAGAACATATTCGAATAGAAACTGACCAACGTTCTCTTAGAAGGAGCCACAGCTTCAAGGCCTGCAATTAAGAAATAACGTTGAGCGTACTGTCTGCCACGAAGAATTCGTAAGTTTCAAATCATCAAATGGACATTGAAAATATAAGGGGCTTGTGTCGACTGACATATAACGAATGGAATGTGAAGTATAGCCGGAATTGTAAGGCCAACAAAGAAACGGAAGATAATCCACCAGGTGACGTTGGGAGCAAAAGCCGTCGCAATTCCAAACACAATCTCCACTgtcaaacaaagaaaatagtttttcTTCCGACCTATCCTGAAAACATATGAAATATTTAAGATTAGCATTGTGACACAGTTATTGGTAACACAGCCAACCTGTCGTTGAGATATCCAAAGAGTAGGACACCCACCAACCCACCCACGTTGAGTGCAGAGAGGCCGAGTGTTGGATAAAGCGATTTGGAACACACTAACTCAAACTTTCAAAGTaattaaaaagtaaagttaATACCACTTAACGTTCAACGGATTACAAACACGACCTTACATCTATAACGATAGAAGAGGGGACGTCGACTTTGTCGTACTCCCATCCGTCTGTGCATGACGTAATAGCGGCTTCATCCAGTGATTTGTTGCCACCAATTTCCAGCAGGATATCCGTATAGTTTAAATCGTACATCAAGCACTGACTGTAGAGTGTATCCTACCGATAAACTCAGTCATAACCAAGAACATGTGACGACAGTGGAGCTATATGTTTTTGTTAACTTTTCTCAATTACCAATTTAGGTATGCTGGCGGCCTTGCGATCTTCTGCGGTCCATTCTGCGGATATCAACGTAGGAACTTTGCACCAGTGCTCTGGCATTCTGTCCATAAACACTTGGTTGAACGCGGCAAAACCACACGGAATGCACGCAGGAAGACAAACTAACCACAGCAGCAGATGCTGGTACCTGTCCCAGTCGCCCGCATGGTGCAACACGTCATCAAGATCCATTTTTAAATGTGCGAAagtaattgtttttttctttttagttagTGAATTCTCTGTGTGTAGACGTGAAACGAAACAATCAACTGGGACTCCGAAAAGTACAACTGCTAGAAGCCGGTTGGAACAGATGTGTTCACGTCACGGAATAAAATTTCACAATCaggtaaaaaaattccatGTGCACGATTGCACTCATGTAGGTGTGGTTATTTCTAGTGGAATGGAAGACGGACACTGAGCCAACAGAGCATCAACACGCAAGCCAAGTTAACCGAACAGGGCTAGTTTTTATGGTATCAGTGGTTGATTCGCCGAGTTTatcgaagaaaagaaaagcataAACATACTTGAGTGTGCCTGTATATACACAGAAAAAAATGCGTTGTGAAGCTAATTGAATGCAGAGACCTTGCTTTCGGTATCGATCGACCGTCACGTAAAGTAAGAGACGAACAAATGAGGGTCATTTCCTCCTTATCGAGTAACCGAGCTAATTGAATTTTCGATCGTTCATCGGAAATGTAGTGAACGATTTGATGGTATAGAACAAGAATCCGACCCTTATTGATTTTAGGAAATCGGGTTGTCAATGGTCAACTTCCCTCTTTTCATTTACTGTTACTCTTGGACAAAAAAGGGGATGGGAATGCTCAAAAGCCATTATTCTTCACGGCATTTGCTAAGAGCGGGGTAAGCGTACGAACCTCTTCAAGGTTGAAGGAAAAGGGCCAGAGGCCATCGAGTCAAACGTCAGTTCCTCGTACGCTTCGGGGAAAATATGCAAAAATTCCCCATAAAAGGTATGAGAATCGGACGCCATCAGACAAATACAACCCACGAGTCAAAAACCGATCGCAGAGAAAACGAGATTATGCATGCATGGATGTTACATATTGTGCCTGTAACTACACTGCGAGGAAACCGAGAGCTACAAGTGACCCTCACTATGGCTGCGATGTATTACAAGTTATCGTGGATCTGGTGCGAATCCTGTTGCATCACTTCTTACGTTTTATTGCCTTCTTATGGGATATAAAAGAGAAGAATCTAACAAGAATTATTTATACATTCAGTTGACGAAGTTGTGTTGCCTCAATTTCCAACGTGAATAGTTCATAACTACTTTAATATTGAGTAACTAAACGGATTACTAAGCCTTAATCAGTGGACGAAATTCGAAGCCTTTCAATTACAGTACCTCAAGTTCGTTTGGCCACTATTCATGAAGTGAAAGATAGCAAACCTCTAACACTCAACCGTGTAAAGTACAGCACATACCGTATTGATCTTTGATTTGCAACGTAATtcctatttgtttttttctagtccTCTTGcagaatctttttttctgcaaTTTGGTGCGATTACGTAAATACCTGAACGTAGTCAAGGTTGACGGATCCGTATGCTGCATTTTGAAGCAATGGAACTTCTCAATAGGCTACTACGTAATCGAGCAGTGACGTCAAACACACTGAAGGAGAACTGAAactatatttattttcttatgtCTCCGAAACGACAAAATAACATCTGTTTCCTGAGGTCATAAGAAAACGACTGTCGATTACCATTGACAGCGTTGTTTCATTATaggtttcaaatttttgaatttccttCATTGCAGAGCATTTACTGAGTTCTGACCTGCTGGTACGTGACGAACCAACCATGCCCAAGGATAATCACCAACTGATGTATCATGCGAGTTGTCCAGTTGGTTTTCAGTTTCGTTAAACCAATCGTCCGTTCGGACTCACACACcacatttgaatttaaaacaaaacaaaaacgtattTGTATACTGATATGGACAAGAACCCTTCTCTGCTCCACATCTGGGTTCGCTGCCACGCCCTTCTACGTTATTCGTTGTGAGCCGACTTTTTGGCAACGTTATATCTTATGCGTCGAATTCAagtgtttttccttttttttttttcaaactggCAGCTAGTTACCCTATTAGCTATAGTTCGTCTGGATCTGTACGGCGACAGTTTGTAACTTGTGAGTTGTGAGTCCGCAGATCTGCGACACAAGCGACAACCGAGAAGCGAACAAGCGAGAAGCGGTACCCGTAAAACAACAGCTGATCGACCGGTAAGCGGTATGGCAATGTCTGTCTGACGTGTGTAATTTCTGTTTCTCTGGATATTTAGAATGTTATGGCGCCTTACACACAGAAGGTCAAAACACGGGACtagtttaaatttagaatTCCGTATTCTTTTAAAGACTTGCTCCCACTCGACGgtatactttttcttttcggcttTTCTGTGTTACGTCCTCCTGAATCTTCCATTCAGAAATGGGAATCCTGTTGTCACGCTTCCGGGTACTAGCAAAATTTCTAGCAAAATTTTCATCTACAACTAAATTTCCTCTTCATTTTTTAGCGCAAGCCTTCCACGAAAGAAATATTAGAAGACATAGACAAGGAGCTTAAATCAATTGATGAGTTTCAACAAGACACAATTGAGAGGCAAAAACGTGTTGCAAGACAACTTCTAGTCATCTTTATTCTTGTTTATGTCATAGCAATAGcatcattcttttttatcacaTCTATTCAAAAGTTCAAGCTTTACTATTTTACTGGGCTTGTGTCATTTGCCCTTATGTAAGTGTGAATCAATTCAATCAAGAAACCTATTACCAaactaattttctttttgtgttaaCAGAACCTGGAGCTCCCATAGAGGTGTAAAATGGTATTTCAATCGTCGAATGGTTAGGAAATCAGAAAAATCTGTAGAGttgaggaaaaagaagaaaaaaattcttgaacATGTGATGGACACAGAAACTTACAAAATAGCTAAAGAAATTCTTGACAGATTTGGTGACAAACCACAGAATACTCCTTTCGAAGTCAAACCTGCACAAACTTCTGCTATGAATGCTCGTCCTAGTGCACCTGGCACTGAGTTACGGCACAGGCATGTAGAACAACAGCAAGCTTTACCACTGAAAGCAAGTGGCCTGCCCCAATCAAATAATTCTGCTAATGTGGGAAGTGCAAACAAATTGAATCAACAGTCAAATAAACCACAGATGCAGCAACCCATGTTGTCAACTCAAAGGtaaattaaatattatatTGTCTTCATGTGCTTAGTGTTGGGATTTGGCATTATTTTGTGGTTAACCTGGTTTACAAGGAGTGTCCAATTCGATATTTATTAACAGACCTGTTGCTATGAACTACGGACATGCTCCATTGCGACCATTGCCTCGACCAATTTTACCTCGGGAACGAGGAGTTCTTGACCGGATGATGGATCTATTTGTGGGAGATGGTCCGCATCAGCGTTATGCCCTGATATGCCGTCATTGTAGTGGCCACAATGGCATGGCTTTACAGGAAGAGTTCGAGTTTGTCAGCTATTATTGTTGCTACTGTTACCAATTTAACCCCCCAAGAAAAACGCGACCTGTGGGTCCTCGATTACCCGTCCCTCCCTCACCCGCCCCAGTGATTACCTCATCGAAAGTCTCTTGTGAGGCAAAACttgacgaaagaaaagaaaatcaagaaaaaacaTCCAAAGTAGAGCAAGAAAGTAGCGAAAAAGACGAGGACATCTCAGAAAATTCCGGTAAGATGTAGATTAATGAATGCAACAGTATACGGCATCTCACGAATTTTATGTTTATTACAGAAGAGGGGAACACTGGTGAGGATACGTTATCAGACGATGAATCAGAAGCCGCTGAATCAGAAGCAGAAGCCgctcccttaaaaaaaatacaacttAGCGATGAAGCTAAAGAGGCCGAGGCCATGGATGTCGACATCCCTGACGGAGATCAAGCAATCTCAGATGAAGCAGGGCAAGATACTAGTAGTTTGCGTTAGAATCTTACCATTATGTATAAAACAAGTTTCTCCAACTTTAGCTTGAACTATCCTTActcaatttttctattcgcGGTGCCTTATGAATGTGTTATGATTTCTACAATGTAAAATACACTTCGATTTCAgttcgaaagaaaaaacatttgtttatttgCTCGACCATTGTGCACCAACGTTTATGACAAGCAaatacgaaaaacaaaaaagttgttgGTCCAATGAGGTATAACTTATTTATACGCCTCGATTGGGGAGCTTCTTTACTTTATAAATTCGCACAAGCCAGTGCTCAGTTGTATAAGCCTCTTCAAGAACGTCCAACTCAAAATCCTTGTTACCGATTTCAGCGTTACGCACTCGATCATAACCTGGTGGTTTACCTGAAATAATATTTCTTATGTATCGGCAACCAAATGCTTGCTGTATGATCTTTTGCTATACCTCCTTCTGTGTAGACTGATCCGAACTTGTAGTAGCTCATTTTGTACATGAGGCAATTCAACAGGGTCGACGATCCCTCTACGTCAACTCGAAACTCTCCGGAGGGTGTATAATAGTCGTTCTCCTTGATGTGCTTGCCCCTATCAGTGCTACCACCGATTCGAACCATCCAAAGAAATTTGTTGATATCTAGCGAATCACTCTGTTGTTACATACTGTTGGCTGATTAATTTAATCAATTGCAATATAAATACCATCAGAAGAGTAGCCGGTCAATCCACCAAAAATGACGAGTACGTAATCAACGTCCAGCTCTCGCATGATCTCATAAGCCTTATCCTCTGTAGAAGCCATGGCCTGACCGACACGGGATATGTGGGTGTTATTCCACGTGTTGTTGTCCACGATAATGGTCCGGTTTGCCATCGCTGATATTTGATAGCCATAATCCCACCATGACATTACACGCGAGTCCTGGATTATAACATGAATAAATCATTTAAAGATGACGGTATTATGTCTTAAAAAATTAGGCAAAGCGGAGTACATCAGGGGTGTTCATTCTCAACCAGTAATAGGCTTCGCGAAAGTCATCAAAGATGATCCGTGAACCATC belongs to Daphnia magna isolate NIES linkage group LG1, ASM2063170v1.1, whole genome shotgun sequence and includes:
- the LOC116917141 gene encoding carcinine transporter isoform X1, which encodes MDLDDVLHHAGDWDRYQHLLLWLVCLPACIPCGFAAFNQVFMDRMPEHWCKVPTLISAEWTAEDRKAASIPKLDTLYSQCLMYDLNYTDILLEIGGNKSLDEAAITSCTDGWEYDKVDVPSSIVIDFELVCSKSLYPTLGLSALNVGGLVGVLLFGYLNDRIGRKKNYFLCLTVEIVFGIATAFAPNVTWWIIFRFFVGLTIPAILHIPFVICLEAVAPSKRTLVSFYSNMFYVVGLMGFSGLAYSTTQWRVIALSTSVPFVLYFLYIIFLPESMRWLLSQGRVKEVVEMLNKIASINRRYIPEEILQKFTETMEHQRDQADCLRNGKRANLRDLLQTPNMRMKTLIISLSWVVNETTYVGLSYYGPSMGTDPYLSFFLSSVVEIPGYIFCLLLMDRWGRRMTLCSCMILSGVAAISTALLPTDAEMLTLILYLIAKCTIAGGTMIIFQFGGELYPTEVRGVGIGLASFLGGIGLTLIPFINYLGKQWLVLPIVTMGAFSVAGGIVTLKLPETLGAKLPQTLEEGEDFGKDFKGWAHTIQQISRILPKSLRCREKQQEVVNLEQTGSHPNAPCIVPCEHVQDQEL
- the LOC116917141 gene encoding carcinine transporter isoform X3; this encodes MDLDDVLHHAGDWDRYQHLLLWLVCLPACIPCGFAAFNQVFMDRMPEHWCKVPTLISAEWTAEDRKAASIPKLDTLYSQCLMYDLNYTDILLEIGGNKSLDEAAITSCTDGWEYDKVDVPSSIVIDFELVCSKSLYPTLGLSALNVGGLVGVLLFGYLNDRIGRKKNYFLCLTVEIVFGIATAFAPNVTWWIIFRFFVGLTIPAILHIPFVICLEAVAPSKRTLVSFYSNMFYVVGLMGFSGLAYSTTQWRETMEHQRDQADCLRNGKRANLRDLLQTPNMRMKTLIISLSWVVNETTYVGLSYYGPSMGTDPYLSFFLSSVVEIPGYIFCLLLMDRWGRRMTLCSCMILSGVAAISTALLPTDAEMLTLILYLIAKCTIAGGTMIIFQFGGELYPTEVRGVGIGLASFLGGIGLTLIPFINYLGKQWLVLPIVTMGAFSVAGGIVTLKLPETLGAKLPQTLEEGEDFGKDFKGWAHTIQQISRILPKSLRCREKQQEVVNLEQTGSHPNAPCIVPCEHVQDQEL
- the LOC116917141 gene encoding carcinine transporter isoform X2, giving the protein MDLDDVLHHAGDWDRYQHLLLWLVCLPACIPCGFAAFNQVFMDRMPEHWCKVPTLISAEWTAEDRKAASIPKLDTLYSQCLMYDLNYTDILLEIGGNKSLDEAAITSCTDGWEYDKVDVPSSIVIDFELVCSKSLYPTLGLSALNVGGLVGVLLFGYLNDRIGRKKNYFLCLTVEIVFGIATAFAPNVTWWIIFRFFVGLTIPAILHIPFVICLEAVAPSKRTLVSFYSNMFYVVGLMGFSGLAYSTTQWRVIALSTSVPFVLYFLYIIFLPESMRWLLSQGRVKEVVEMLNKIASINRRYIPEEILQKFTETMEHQRDQADCLRNGKRANLRDLLQTPNMRMKTLIISLSWVVNETTYVGLSYYGPSMGTDPYLSFFLSSVVEIPGYIFCLLLMDRWGRRMTLCSCMILSGVAAISTALLPTDAEMLTLILYLIAKCTIAGGTMIIFQFGGELYPTEVRGVGIGLASFLGGIGLTLIPFINYLGKQWLVLPIVTMGAFSVAGGIVTLKLPETLGAKLPQTLEEGEDFGKDFKGWAHTIQQISR
- the LOC116917157 gene encoding endoplasmic reticulum junction formation protein lunapark-A isoform X2, which translates into the protein MGILLSRFRRKPSTKEILEDIDKELKSIDEFQQDTIERQKRVARQLLVIFILVYVIAIASFFFITSIQKFKLYYFTGLVSFALITWSSHRGVKWYFNRRMVRKSEKSVELRKKKKKILEHVMDTETYKIAKEILDRFGDKPQNTPFEVKPAQTSAMNARPSAPGTELRHRHVEQQQALPLKASGLPQSNNSANVGSANKLNQQSNKPQMQQPMLSTQRPVAMNYGHAPLRPLPRPILPRERGVLDRMMDLFVGDGPHQRYALICRHCSGHNGMALQEEFEFVSYYCCYCYQFNPPRKTRPVGPRLPVPPSPAPVITSSKVSCEAKLDERKENQEKTSKVEQESSEKDEDISENSEGNTGEDTLSDDESEAAESEAEAAPLKKIQLSDEAKEAEAMDVDIPDGDQAISDEAGQDTSSLR
- the LOC116917157 gene encoding endoplasmic reticulum junction formation protein lunapark-A isoform X1, translating into MGILLSRFRRKPSTKEILEDIDKELKSIDEFQQDTIERQKRVARQLLVIFILVYVIAIASFFFITSIQKFKLYYFTGLVSFALITWSSHRGVKWYFNRRMVRKSEKSVELRKKKKKILEHVMDTETYKIAKEILDRFGDKPQNTPFEVKPAQTSAMNARPSAPGTELRHRHVEQQQALPLKASGLPQSNNSANVGSANKLNQQSNKPQMQQPMLSTQRPVAMNYGHAPLRPLPRPILPRERGVLDRMMDLFVGDGPHQRYALICRHCSGHNGMALQEEFEFVSYYCCYCYQFNPPRKTRPVGPRLPVPPSPAPVITSSKVSCEAKLDERKENQEKTSKVEQESSEKDEDISENSEEGNTGEDTLSDDESEAAESEAEAAPLKKIQLSDEAKEAEAMDVDIPDGDQAISDEAGQDTSSLR